Genomic DNA from Roseburia intestinalis L1-82:
CAGTAATTTTTGTTCTGTTTTACTCAATTCCACTTTTGAATCTCCCACATAAAAGGTCATAGCCTCAAAGTCAAAGTGAAATAGATCCATATGGAACGGCGCATTTTTATGGTTTGACGCTTGCTTTCGCAGTTGGGTATTCACCCTTGCCCGCAAAACCGAAAGAGAAAAGGGCTTGGTAATGTAATCATCAGCGCCCCTCTCCAGTCCGTCTACGATGTCCAGATCGGTGTCATTGGCAGTCAGCAGAATAACAGGAATATAGGGTGTGTTTTCCTTGACCTCCCGGAGCAGCTCAAGCCCACTGCCATCCGGCAGATTGATATCCAGCAGGATCAGGGACACACCGCCGCAAAGCAGCTGCTCCTTCGCCGTTTTTAGGTCTTGGCAGGAAATGATCTGACGGTCATCTGCTTTCAGTGCTTTACTTAAACCCTGATTCAACCCTATATCATCTTCAATAATCAATAATTGTTCCATGTATCTCACTCCCTCGTTATTCAAAGGCCACCATTATTTCCTTGGGTAATTTTTCGTTCTCACAGTTCAGAAGATAGGCGATTGCTCTGCTTGCAAATTTGTTTGTTTTCACTGTATCCCAATCGGCAAGCAAAATGACCTCTGCCTTGCCGTTCTCAAAATCTAATGATATTTCGCCCCATTCGCCGTCGCAGTCTGCCTGATATTCGTAGATTGCGGCGGCGATTTTCTTTTTTCGCTTGGTCTTGGATTTCTGTTTTAGCCGGACTGCATGGATTGCGCCCTCGGCAACCAACAATTCCGTCAACTTGTCCACTGCTTTTCGGTAAGCTCGTTCTGCACCTCTGGCTGTACTGCCCTCAAACATAACCGCCAGTTCTTCAAAGGTGGGGCGGTCTTTCCATGAGCTGACACGCCCACAGGTCATGCAAATTGCTAACCGTTTTTCGAGCAAGGTCTGTTCCCGGTAATTCAGTTTCTCAAATGCCCGCTGCACCTTTTCTGCCTGTATGCCGTTCCAGAGGATATCGGTATAGTTCCAGCTATCGTCAAGGGCTACATCCTCGCCTGTTTCTTCGCCGTCCTCGTCTGTGACATAGAAAGGCTGCTGATTGCGGATTCCACGGACAACTTTCAGATATTCTTCCGCAAGGGCAAGATCGCAGTTGTATTTCTTGGAAAATTCGTTGACCGCATCCTTGGTATTGTGGTACAGCCAAGCCATTGACCGCACCATTTTGTAATTGGTCAGAGAGGACACCGACCATTTTTCTTCGCCCATGCGAAAACGGAGCATAGCATCCCGGATGAACGGGAAAATGTATGTAGCATACTCTGCACCCTTGGCAAGGTCATAGTCCATCAGCTTTTGGAGCATTTGCTCCCGGCAGGAGAGCTTTATATCTATAAATCGGTCTGTGTCATACAGATCGCCGCCATCCACACCGAGAAAGTCTTTGATGCGCTTGTTAAGCTGCGGCTCGTAGTGGTGTAGGAAGAATGAGAAATATATCAAATTCTTTTCCTGCAAGGCAGACAGGATATATTCGTTCAGATTGCCCACCACTGGAGGCTCCGGTTCCAGTTGGAAGATGCGCTCTGCCGCATAAGGAATGATGCCGTCACCGTGCGGATTGACAGCGTGTTTTGGTATGTATCCGGTCATATTCCATGTAAAATCATTCAGCATAGCGCACCTCCCTTCTAAGTAATCAGCGGGAATAATTAACCATAATTCCAAGTTTGTCTTGCAGCATTTATATTATCCAGAAGAACAGATGCAGGATTTGCCTCGTAATAGTACGTGCTCATATCCAAAACGCCTTCTTCCATTTCACCCCACTCTGCCGTGCGGGAAACAAAGATTCTATTATATACACACCAATCGCATGTGGCGGTGAAAGCAGCAATATCTGCAAAGTCTTTTGGAAATACAATTCTTCTTCCATTTGATGTTGGCTTAAGATAGTTCTCCATTATTTCTTTGAAATTCTTCAGATCATAATCCGTAGCGTTTTCCAAAGCTTTACAGACAATCAATTCTTCGTGCGTGAATTCTGTAAGTGTTTCTAAATGGTTTGCAAGAATTAGACCATAAATAACGCAAACCTTTGGGCATTCTGCATTTACGGTTTGTTTGAACAGATTGGCTACGATAATAGCCTTTTCCGGGCTGGAGTTTACATAGTTGTAAAGCTCGTTCAATCTTCTTTCGAGATTAAAGCCAGATGCAAGACCGTTCAGTAGATGGCCAAGTTTGAAGGTATTGTATTCAGATAGAAGATCATTTCCTATTCCGCCTACAATTCCCGCAACTGGGTTTACTACGCCCAACACACCAATAGAGCCAGAACGGATTATTTTGGTCATAGGATTGTCCATAACCCGGCTAAGCGCATTCCCAATATCAGTTAAATCATATTTCTGTGCCATTACATATTCCTCATTTCGTCCGTAATTTTGCTTCTTTCTTCAAAGCAGCCTGTCCCATCTCTTTTTCGTAATCACCTTTGGCATAGGCGACATTGCTCAGCGCTCGAAGCATTTTATCCTTTGCCAGCTTTTTCATAACCTCTGCAAGATCAGCGTCCAGAGTACCACGCTTCACATAGCGGTTTATGGTGTTCAGCCGTTTCTCATAAATCTGTTTCACCGGATGATCGTCCGCAAGCTCCCGTTGTTCTCTGCCTTTCAGGTTGCCGATCTGCCGACAGGTGCGGTGCAGCTTGTCCCCCGGTGCATAGCCGCCACAGTATTTGGTGTGCCGTGCGTTGGTGGTCAGAAACCACTTGCCGCAGATTTTGCATTTCTTCGGTGCATGACCAACACACAGGCCCTCAAAGAGATCAGACCGGAACATCCCCACAAAGGATACATAGTGCATCCGCTTGACCAGCTTCGTAACTTTTTCGCCGGGACGGATGACGGATACATACTGAACGGAATTGTTCAGGGTAGACATCCAGGCATTGCCCTCTGTGATAGAAAACTCCGGTGGGAAATAGGTGCCGAACATTTTCGCAAAGCCCTCTGCGGTGCGGTCTGCTTCGTTTCCGTCCGATTGTTCTGCAAAATCAAGCATCGCCTTTTGGTATTCCTCAAGGGAGTAAGCCAGATGCCCGCATACAGCGGTATAGCGCTGGAGCATCACCGCATCAGCATATTTCGGAACTTCTTCGAACGGTAAAGAATTGGTTACGGCTTTTATGGCGAACTCCACATATTTCAGAGCATTGTCCGCAGTAAAGACCCTTTCTATTCGTTCCCGGTGCTTTGGTATATCCATATAGGAGAACGGCGGCGTTTTGCTGAGAATCTCTAACATTGTCAATGCAGCTTCCTTTGCCATAGGAAAGAGTGCAGAAGTATCCTGTCCGGCATTCAGCATCCCGAGCAGCAGATTGATTTTCTCGCATTGCTCGTTCATTTTTGTAATAGTATCCGCAGGAACATTCAGCGCATCACAGGCAAGCGTGCCGACAGGAAATGTTTTGCCCTCATATATGACCGTATCCTGCCAGAAGTCCAATGTCATCAATTCTTGGTTCATGCTTACCTCCTGTCCTGTTTTTTCACTTTCTTAATTGTATCATGCTAATGTAAAGAAATCTACATCTATCAATAAGTTGTCCTGTTTTTTGAAACGGAGTTGTTACTGTTCAGAGGTAAACTTGTAACAAAAGAACCGATGGTATAGACTAATCGTAGTCAAAACCATCGGTTTTCTTATGCAAATATTTCTGCAATCTCGCGGAACAGATTGGTCTGCTCTTTTCTGCGCATCAAAACCAGCATGCTCATGCATTTACAGAGATGGTCGATGCTTGACGGACTCCGGAATGACACAGCCTGCGCCTGTTTTCTTTTATATTTTCTCAGCAGCCGTTCGGCTTCGTTATTCGTGGCAGGTACATTCTTATTATGGAGGAAAAGAAGATGATCTTTCTTATACTTTTTCATCCTTTTGTACAGGTTGTATCCATCACGGTAGTATTTCCCAGGCGGCTCATAGTCGTATTCATCCCCAGCTATGGACAGGATTGTTTTATAACGTTCTTCAAATTCGGAGACGGTCTGCGGATCTGGCTCTTCTGATTCAGATAAACCATTCCGGTAATGGATCATTTCCTGTATCAGGGAATGCATCTGCCTGTTCCAGGTACGGTCCTTTTCGTTGTCCATGCTGTCTTTCAGATAACGCAGTACATGTGCAAGGCATTCCTGGTGGCCGGTTCCATACTTATAAAAGGTTACATCATGATCGTGGACCAGTGTCCCCTGATAGTCTTCAACGACCGTGCCCTTTATTCCATCGTGTCCCTTTTTGCCCCTGGCAAAATAGAGCACACCGCCATCCGGAACCGCACATACAAATACATACGAACTTTCCCCGTTTACACAGGCATTGGTACAGTCTGTATGCATGACAGGGGAAAGCAGCATATCGCAGAAAATCTCTTTACGCTGGGATTCTGTTTTTTGGGCAAATGACCGGCAGAGATTATTGATCATGCCTTTTGATATGTTTATTTTTCCATCTGTCAGATCAGACAAAAACCTGCGGCTTTTATCAATTGATGTACAGCAGTCATTATTCAGCAGAAACAGGAAAGCACGTAAATTTCCTCCATAGTTAACGTCATCAATGACTCCCTGTGGAAATGGTGCATGGATCCGTTCACCTGTTTTGGAATTATAGTACACATCGGCATGATACTCGGTCACATGCACTTCTACGCTGATGTCGATTTTCTGCTTTGTAATGGTTTTCGATGTTTTCTTAAAGTCAGGGTCATGGAGTACTTCTTCGGGTGCCGGAAGATAGATTTCCCTTGTCGGGGTGAGTTTCTTTCTGCAGTGCCCCCTGTGTCCTGGCTGTCCACCGGGTTTCCTTCCTGTTTTTTCGCGGCTGTTGGATATTTTTTTGCGGGCGATAGATTTTGAAGACGGGATGGATGAGTTTTCATAGTTCCGGTTAATCTGTGCCGTCAGTTTCTGTACTTTTTGTTTTTCATCATCAAGCTCTGTCTTTACTTTGTAAAGTTCCCGTCTCTGGGAAGTTACTTTTTCAAGGGCGGTGTCGCGCTGTTTTTCTGCACGGATGGCCCTTTTTTCCATCATATCCGCCTTTTTTACTGCTTCGGCGACCATACGGTCGCATTCTTTTTGCAGCTGTTCAAAAATCTCAAACCATTGATTCCGAATCGTAATGGCATGGCTGTGTTCTTTTGCTACAGCTGCTTCCAGTTTTGCAATTCTGCGTTCCAGGGCACGCACCTGTGTAAGGTGCTGTTTTTCCATTCGGATATATTTTTCTCCCGATTGAAAGGCTGCAAGTTCTTCCTGTGCTGCTTTCAGCCTGTATTGAAGTACTGTAATGGTTTCAAAAGAATTCCCCATCCCCATGCCGCGTCCTTTCCTTAAATGTTTGTCAGATCATCAATGATTTTTTCTAATTCTGCATTATGTTCCTCAAGGGATTTGATCAATGAGGACTGGGTTTCGATGACCCTGTGCTGTAGTCCGTTTGTATGCTCAAGACTGCCTATAAGTTCTTCATATGCTTTGAGTTTGCTTTTATCATCTGCGTTCATTTGTGCCTCCTTAAGTATAGGATAAGTATAGCAGAAACAGGGACGAATGGGAAATCGGACGAATTACGGGACTGGCAGAATGACGGTGGATAACCGGCAGAAAAATGAAAGAAGCAGGAGTGGAAATCCGTATTCCAGCCATGTAAAAGCAGGAAAACATGCAGGTACTGTTTATAATTTCAAAAGAAAAAGCAGGATTCGGAAGTCGTTAACGAGACTTCCCATCCTGCTTGAGTTTATCCACAAATATATTTTTTTAAATTTCGTCAGTTTTTACAATGGTCTGAACAGTAACAGTTTGCGTGCTTATCATATATCATTAGTGCACTTTTTCCTTTTAAATATCCCATAAACTGTGATATACTATATTTCGGTGGAATACTTACCAACATATGGATATGATCTGGCATTAAGTGTCCTTCTATTATTTCCACACCTTTATACTTACACAATGCTTTGATAATATCTCTGATATCTTCTTTGTACTGATTGTATATTACTTTTCTTCTGTATTTTGGTGTGAATACAATATGATATTTGCACATCCATTTTGTATGTGCCATAGAATTTGTTTGATTTGCCATTAAAATCACCTTTCCTTTCGTTAAATAGTAGCCTGAACAACTCTATTTTAGCGGAAAGGTGATTTTTGGATAGGTTACAATTAACTGGACAGATTTTTTAAGGTCATATAATCTATAATAAATACACGAAGGAGCACTCTTTATGACCGAACAAAAACAACGACGAAAACCTCGCAAATATACAGACGAATTTAAACAGCAACTGGTGGAACTATATCGTTCCGGCAAACGCAGATGTGATATCTGCCGTGAATATGACATTGCTACGTCCCTGTTTGACAAGTGGGTAAAGCAGGCATCCAATTCCGGTTCTTTCCATGAAAAAGATAACCGGACTCCGGAGCAGGAAGAACTGATCCGGCTTCGGAAAGAAAACCAGCAGTTAAGAATGGAAAATGATATTTTAAAACAAGCGGCGCTGATCTTAGGACGAAAGTAAATGTGATCAAAGCAAATGCCCACAAATACTCTGTATCAGCAATGTGCCGCGTCCTACAGGTAAACAGAAGCACCTATTATTATGAAGCAGCAAAAAAAGATGAATCAGAACTCACTGCAGACATTCAGGAAATTTTTAGAAAAAGCCGGAACCATTATGGTACACGAAAGATCAAGAAAGAACTGGCTGATTGCGGGAAACAGGTATCAAGACGCAGGATTGGACGGATTATGAAACAGGAAGGTCTGGTATCAAGCTATACTACAGCACAGTTTAAACCGCAAAAAGACAGATGTAATGAATCAAAAGTAGAGAATGTGTTGAACCGACAATTTCAAAACCAGCCATACCGCAATGTAGTGGTAAGTGATTTGACCTACGTAAGGGTAGGAAACCGCTGGAATTATATTTGTGTACTGATTGATCTTTTTAACAGGGAGATTATTGGATACAGTGCAGGAGAACATAAAACAGCAGAACTTGTAAAACAGGCATTTATGAAAGTAGACGGAAATCTGTCGGAAATCCATATTTTCCACACAGACCGTGGAAATGAATTTAAAAACGAGACAATTGAAGAACTGTTAGAAACGTTCCATATGGAACGCTCCCTGAGCCATAAGGGATGTCCTTATGACAATGCAGTGGCAGAAGCTACGTTCAAGATTATAAAAACAGAATTTGTATGGAATGAAACATTCCATACGCAGGAAGAACTGAAGATAAAACTATGGGATTATGTAAACTGGTATAATCATCACCGCATACATTCTTCCTTAGGGTATCAAACGCCTGTACAATATCGGAAAAATAACCTAAAAAAATTTGTCTGAAAAAGTGTTGACAATCCATTTTTTGTATAACAAATTTGTTGCACCACCCGCATAGCAGGTGGTTTATTGTTTCGCACATCTCCATTTCTCCGTTGGGAGAAACTCCGATGCACTCAACAGGCTAAAGCCCATAATGAAAATGGGGGAACCCCCATAGGCATACCGATCCATAAGATTGCAGATAGCCTGAAACTCATTTTTAAGACGCCCAGGCTGGACTTCTAAATCAAGGTACCGCTTAGAACATACCTCATATAAAGAGATGGTATGAACCATATTAAAACCGGATACCGATTTATCATTTGGTTCGTGGAAAGTATCTGCATCTTTAAGATTTCTGGCAATGTTAAATTCAGAACCATCACACGCAATAAGATAGTATTTTCCGCGAAATTTTTCTAAGGGGAATTTAAGGTTAAATTCCTTGAGAAGGTGACGGAATGCAGAAACGGAAAGTTTGGAACGTTGTTGATAAAAAGCAGAGCCAGTAGGAACTGAGGAATCATACTCAAAAAATTTGAGAAGTTCATGATTTAGGCTTCCGCTTTCCATGGAAATGATCAGATGCATCATTTTCTTAAAATCAAGTTTGCGTTTGCGGATAAAATCCTTATCTGGATTTTTTACAAAAGAAGAAAGTGAGTGGGACATCTCATCAAT
This window encodes:
- a CDS encoding response regulator transcription factor gives rise to the protein MEQLLIIEDDIGLNQGLSKALKADDRQIISCQDLKTAKEQLLCGGVSLILLDINLPDGSGLELLREVKENTPYIPVILLTANDTDLDIVDGLERGADDYITKPFSLSVLRARVNTQLRKQASNHKNAPFHMDLFHFDFEAMTFYVGDSKVELSKTEQKLLRLLVENRGRTMTRGDLVDRIWTDGAEYVDENALSVTIKRLRDKLGAQKYIKTIYGIGYSWVTKDE
- a CDS encoding sigma-70 family RNA polymerase sigma factor is translated as MLNDFTWNMTGYIPKHAVNPHGDGIIPYAAERIFQLEPEPPVVGNLNEYILSALQEKNLIYFSFFLHHYEPQLNKRIKDFLGVDGGDLYDTDRFIDIKLSCREQMLQKLMDYDLAKGAEYATYIFPFIRDAMLRFRMGEEKWSVSSLTNYKMVRSMAWLYHNTKDAVNEFSKKYNCDLALAEEYLKVVRGIRNQQPFYVTDEDGEETGEDVALDDSWNYTDILWNGIQAEKVQRAFEKLNYREQTLLEKRLAICMTCGRVSSWKDRPTFEELAVMFEGSTARGAERAYRKAVDKLTELLVAEGAIHAVRLKQKSKTKRKKKIAAAIYEYQADCDGEWGEISLDFENGKAEVILLADWDTVKTNKFASRAIAYLLNCENEKLPKEIMVAFE
- a CDS encoding DUF6076 domain-containing protein: MNQELMTLDFWQDTVIYEGKTFPVGTLACDALNVPADTITKMNEQCEKINLLLGMLNAGQDTSALFPMAKEAALTMLEILSKTPPFSYMDIPKHRERIERVFTADNALKYVEFAIKAVTNSLPFEEVPKYADAVMLQRYTAVCGHLAYSLEEYQKAMLDFAEQSDGNEADRTAEGFAKMFGTYFPPEFSITEGNAWMSTLNNSVQYVSVIRPGEKVTKLVKRMHYVSFVGMFRSDLFEGLCVGHAPKKCKICGKWFLTTNARHTKYCGGYAPGDKLHRTCRQIGNLKGREQRELADDHPVKQIYEKRLNTINRYVKRGTLDADLAEVMKKLAKDKMLRALSNVAYAKGDYEKEMGQAALKKEAKLRTK
- a CDS encoding IS66 family transposase, which translates into the protein MGMGNSFETITVLQYRLKAAQEELAAFQSGEKYIRMEKQHLTQVRALERRIAKLEAAVAKEHSHAITIRNQWFEIFEQLQKECDRMVAEAVKKADMMEKRAIRAEKQRDTALEKVTSQRRELYKVKTELDDEKQKVQKLTAQINRNYENSSIPSSKSIARKKISNSREKTGRKPGGQPGHRGHCRKKLTPTREIYLPAPEEVLHDPDFKKTSKTITKQKIDISVEVHVTEYHADVYYNSKTGERIHAPFPQGVIDDVNYGGNLRAFLFLLNNDCCTSIDKSRRFLSDLTDGKINISKGMINNLCRSFAQKTESQRKEIFCDMLLSPVMHTDCTNACVNGESSYVFVCAVPDGGVLYFARGKKGHDGIKGTVVEDYQGTLVHDHDVTFYKYGTGHQECLAHVLRYLKDSMDNEKDRTWNRQMHSLIQEMIHYRNGLSESEEPDPQTVSEFEERYKTILSIAGDEYDYEPPGKYYRDGYNLYKRMKKYKKDHLLFLHNKNVPATNNEAERLLRKYKRKQAQAVSFRSPSSIDHLCKCMSMLVLMRRKEQTNLFREIAEIFA
- a CDS encoding IS3 family transposase (programmed frameshift), whose protein sequence is MTEQKQRRKPRKYTDEFKQQLVELYRSGKRRCDICREYDIATSLFDKWVKQASNSGSFHEKDNRTPEQEELIRLRKENQQLRMENDILKPSGADLRTKVNVIKANAHKYSVSAMCRVLQVNRSTYYYEAAKKDESELTADIQEIFRKSRNHYGTRKIKKELADCGKQVSRRRIGRIMKQEGLVSSYTTAQFKPQKDRCNESKVENVLNRQFQNQPYRNVVVSDLTYVRVGNRWNYICVLIDLFNREIIGYSAGEHKTAELVKQAFMKVDGNLSEIHIFHTDRGNEFKNETIEELLETFHMERSLSHKGCPYDNAVAEATFKIIKTEFVWNETFHTQEELKIKLWDYVNWYNHHRIHSSLGYQTPVQYRKNNLKKFV